Within the Oculatellaceae cyanobacterium genome, the region AAGGCGAAGAATTTGGGTCAGACCAGCTGATATAGAGGACACAACTATAACTGGCAAATCAGATTCACGTCTTTTGCAACCAGGATTGTTCTTGTTAGTAGCAATCCCGACGGTATTAGTGATTGGAGGAACGAGTTGGTTGAAGTTGCAATCGTTAAAAAAGGGAGGCTCAGTAGTTGCACAGCAGTTGGGAGGACGTTTAATTTTACCGGAAATTGCTGGGACTAATGAGCAGCAATTGTTGAATGTCGTCGCAGAAATGGCTATAGCTGCTGGGATTCCTACTCCAGCAGTTTATTTGTTGGATGGGGAAGGGGGAATTAATGCCTTTGCTGCTGGTTACTCTACAAATGATGCAGTAATTGGCATCACTCGTGGTTGCCTAGAACAGCTTAATCGTGATGAGTTACAAGCTGTTGTTGGTCACGAGTTTAGCCATATCCTCAATGGGGATATGCGACTGAATATGAGCTTGATTGGAGCTATTCACGGCATTGTACTGATCTATTTACTGGGGCGTATCTTAATCCAATTTCGATCTGGTCGAAATTGGAACGCTTGGGTGTTTTTCGGGGTTTCCTTGATGGTGATAGGTAGCTTAGGACAACTGTTTAGTCGGTTGATTCAAAGTGGAGTGTCGAGGCAACGAGAGTTTTTGGCAGATGCTTCTGCTGTTCAGTTTACACGCAACCCCGAAGGACTTAAGGGCGCACTGGAAAAGATTGAGAACAATATGCACCGCTCGTTAGTGCGTTCTCCTTATGCTGAGGAAATGAGTCATCTGTTTTTTGGTAGCGCGGTGGGTTCTGCTTGGTTACAAGGAGATTGGTTTGCGACTCATCCACCACTAGAACAGCGAATTCGTCGCTTGAATTCCTCTATAGGGCGCTATGCTGCGCGGATGCCAATAAAAGATGTTAGCCGCCAGCCTATTAACGGGGCAAACCCAATGGTAGCACCAGATGTAGCAGCTACACCCGAAATTTTATCTTTTACGGGCAATCAAGCCACAGAGGATGGAGTTACACCACCCCCTGCGATCGCTCCAGTATATTCGACTCAAGCTCAACAGCTTTTGGCAAAACTTTCAGAATCCATGCGGGAAAAAGTGCGATCGCATCAGGGATCACTTTCTTTAGTGTATGCGCTCCTGCTTGATCCTGAAAATGCCTTAATGCAGACACAACAGTTAAACTGGCTGCGTCAGGCGGAATCGGTGGAAGTAGTGGAAAATACCAGCCAATTTAGCAAAGAGTTGGAATTGCTTGATGCCAAGTTGCATTTGCAACTGTTGGATCTGACTATTCCGGTTCTACGTCAAAGTTCGGCGACTGAGTGCCAAAAGTTATTTAAATGTGTTCAAAGTTTGGCAAAGATGGATGGGCGCTGGTCATTGAACGAGTTTATCATTTACCTGATTCTCTGGCATGAGCTTGAGACAAGCATAAATCCATTGGTAGAACGAAGCGAAATTTACACAACGTTAGAAGCTGTTTGGAATGATTGCCTGATTGTCTTGTCTGCTATATCACAAGTTGGTCAAACAAATCAAAGTACTGTAGCGTTTATATTTCGCTCTGGACTCTACAAGTTACCAGGAGTCAGCCAGCAAACTTTACCAGAAGTACCGCCAGCTTATAATTTTAGCGATTTGAAGAAGAGTCTTGAGCGTTTAAGGAGGGCATCACCTAAGTTGCAGCAGGCAATTTTTGATGCTTGTACTGAGATTGTGCTGATGGGTAAGAAGGTGAACTTAGAGCAAGCGGATTTACTTCGTGCGATCGCGATCGTCATTAACTGTCCTCCGCCATCAATGATTGCGTGTCCGCATAACTAAGCGTAAGTATCTCATCATCCTTTTTTGAAATTAACTCAGTATTCATACTGAAAAGGCGATCGTTTCCGATTTCAATTCTGTCAAAGCCTTTGACAATCTACCTTTAAGACAAAAATTTCTCAATAAAATTGAGAAGTTTTTCAATTAAACGGAACTTTTTGCGGAAAGCAGCTTTCTTAAGTTGTGTCTTAACTTAAGAGAAAACACGGAGATAAAAACCATGAAAAAAGTAATGTTAGGCTTAGGAACTGCTTTAGTTGCATTAAGTATGGGCTTACCTGCAATGGCTGCAACTACTTCTAGATATCAAGTCAAGGGAGAAAATGCTTATGCCGACTTTTATCAATCTGA harbors:
- a CDS encoding M48 family metallopeptidase produces the protein MNFFEHQDQARQNTQRLVLLYILSVICIVFSIYSAALVTSGIMMSKTPRYRFNNISPRVLQYDPNLRRRIWVRPADIEDTTITGKSDSRLLQPGLFLLVAIPTVLVIGGTSWLKLQSLKKGGSVVAQQLGGRLILPEIAGTNEQQLLNVVAEMAIAAGIPTPAVYLLDGEGGINAFAAGYSTNDAVIGITRGCLEQLNRDELQAVVGHEFSHILNGDMRLNMSLIGAIHGIVLIYLLGRILIQFRSGRNWNAWVFFGVSLMVIGSLGQLFSRLIQSGVSRQREFLADASAVQFTRNPEGLKGALEKIENNMHRSLVRSPYAEEMSHLFFGSAVGSAWLQGDWFATHPPLEQRIRRLNSSIGRYAARMPIKDVSRQPINGANPMVAPDVAATPEILSFTGNQATEDGVTPPPAIAPVYSTQAQQLLAKLSESMREKVRSHQGSLSLVYALLLDPENALMQTQQLNWLRQAESVEVVENTSQFSKELELLDAKLHLQLLDLTIPVLRQSSATECQKLFKCVQSLAKMDGRWSLNEFIIYLILWHELETSINPLVERSEIYTTLEAVWNDCLIVLSAISQVGQTNQSTVAFIFRSGLYKLPGVSQQTLPEVPPAYNFSDLKKSLERLRRASPKLQQAIFDACTEIVLMGKKVNLEQADLLRAIAIVINCPPPSMIACPHN